In Marisediminicola antarctica, one DNA window encodes the following:
- a CDS encoding gamma-glutamyltransferase family protein: MTASTHWLATAAAQAVLERGGNAFDAAVAGAFVLHIVEPHLNGPGGDMTGVFATAENPCRPIVLVGQGPAPSAATTEHYLAEGLELVPGSGALAAAIPGAVDAWLLLLRDHGTWELGPVLAFAIDYARNGHPVLAGVCATISSVADLFAEHWPSSADRWMPQGRAPVPGELIVNQAWARTLDRILAASEDGAGMVAASEQGATSASAATAPTREHRIDAARIAWSEGFVAREIIEFIREPHRHSSGTDHAGVIGADDLAGFRAGYEPATTVTFRGHTIAKTGAWGQGPALLQALMILDGFDDDHLDPSTALGAHTILETIKLVLADREAYYGDADVPLDRLLSADYAEERRALITERASHEVRPGTLPGHEPASPPLRTEYTPPNAMAGHVAAGVGEPTVARTGTTRGDTCHIDVVDRAGNMVSATPSGGWLQSSPTIPALGFCLGSRLQMTWLEPGSPSTLTPGRRPRTTLTPTLVLIDGEPVCALGSPGGDQQDQWQLLYLLRTIVGGYSPQQAIDAPAMHTNSFASSFWPRVWAPGESVVEDRLGADVIAELEARGHRIVVAGGWSLGRLSSVSRDPATGILSAAANPRGAQGYAAGR; encoded by the coding sequence ATGACGGCATCGACCCACTGGCTCGCGACGGCAGCCGCGCAGGCTGTGCTCGAGCGCGGGGGGAACGCCTTCGACGCCGCCGTCGCGGGGGCGTTCGTGCTGCACATCGTCGAGCCGCACCTCAACGGTCCCGGTGGCGACATGACCGGGGTGTTCGCCACAGCGGAGAACCCCTGCCGGCCCATCGTGCTCGTGGGCCAGGGGCCGGCCCCGTCGGCCGCGACGACCGAGCACTACCTCGCCGAGGGACTCGAACTGGTTCCCGGCTCCGGAGCGCTCGCAGCGGCGATCCCCGGGGCGGTGGACGCCTGGCTCCTGCTGCTGCGCGACCATGGCACCTGGGAGCTCGGGCCCGTGCTCGCGTTCGCGATCGACTACGCCCGCAACGGGCATCCGGTGCTCGCGGGAGTGTGCGCCACGATCTCGTCCGTCGCCGACCTGTTCGCGGAGCACTGGCCGTCGTCGGCGGACCGGTGGATGCCGCAGGGCCGGGCCCCAGTGCCCGGCGAGCTGATCGTGAATCAGGCCTGGGCGCGCACCCTCGACCGGATCCTCGCCGCAAGCGAGGACGGTGCCGGCATGGTGGCAGCGAGCGAGCAGGGCGCGACGAGCGCGAGCGCCGCAACCGCCCCCACCCGGGAGCACCGCATCGACGCGGCACGGATCGCCTGGTCCGAAGGTTTCGTCGCGCGGGAGATCATCGAGTTCATCCGCGAGCCGCACCGGCACTCGTCCGGCACCGACCACGCCGGGGTCATCGGCGCCGACGACCTCGCCGGCTTCCGTGCCGGCTACGAGCCCGCGACGACCGTCACGTTCCGTGGGCACACGATCGCCAAGACGGGGGCCTGGGGTCAGGGACCCGCGCTGTTGCAGGCGCTCATGATTCTCGACGGCTTCGACGACGATCACCTCGATCCGTCCACCGCGCTCGGCGCGCACACGATTCTCGAGACGATCAAGCTCGTCCTGGCCGACCGTGAGGCCTACTACGGCGACGCCGACGTTCCGCTCGACCGCCTGCTCTCGGCCGACTACGCGGAGGAGCGCCGCGCCCTCATCACGGAGCGCGCCTCGCACGAGGTGCGGCCAGGAACCCTGCCCGGCCACGAGCCCGCGTCACCGCCGCTGCGCACCGAGTACACCCCGCCGAATGCGATGGCGGGACACGTCGCCGCGGGCGTCGGTGAACCGACCGTCGCCCGCACCGGCACGACCCGCGGCGACACGTGCCACATCGACGTCGTCGACCGCGCGGGCAACATGGTCTCGGCGACGCCGTCAGGGGGCTGGCTGCAGTCCTCGCCGACGATCCCCGCGCTGGGATTCTGCCTCGGATCGCGGCTGCAGATGACCTGGCTCGAGCCCGGCTCACCGTCGACCCTGACGCCGGGGCGCCGCCCGCGCACCACGCTCACCCCGACCCTCGTGCTGATCGACGGCGAGCCGGTCTGCGCGCTCGGCTCACCCGGCGGCGACCAGCAGGACCAGTGGCAGCTCCTCTACCTGCTGCGCACGATCGTCGGTGGCTACTCGCCACAGCAGGCGATCGATGCCCCCGCGATGCACACGAACTCGTTCGCGTCGTCGTTCTGGCCGCGCGTCTGGGCGCCGGGGGAGTCGGTCGTCGAGGACCGACTCGGCGCCGACGTCATCGCCGAGCTCGAAGCGCGCGGGCACCGCATCGTCGTCGCCGGCGGTTGGAGCCTCGGCCGGCTGTCGTCTGTCTCCCGCGACCCGGCCACGGGAATCCTCTCCGCCGCCGCGAACCCGCGGGGCGCTCAGGGGTACGCCGCAGGGCGCTAG
- a CDS encoding nucleotidyltransferase family protein: MTSPTNPTPKSPAGLLLAAGAGTRMGLPKALVVDDRGGWLERATTLLLDAGCAPVIVVLGAAADEARAMLPTDPRVSVVVAAQWERGLSASLAAGLRAAERTDAASATVTLVDLPTLGLAAVERMLRPAPGVDALRQASWGGRPGHPVVIGRAHWAALLAGLSGDSGARSYLQRHGADIVDCSDLGDGMDVDARPEHPTG; encoded by the coding sequence GTGACCTCCCCCACGAACCCGACCCCGAAATCGCCCGCCGGCCTCCTGCTCGCCGCCGGCGCGGGAACGCGGATGGGCCTGCCGAAGGCGCTTGTCGTCGACGACCGCGGAGGCTGGCTGGAGCGCGCGACGACGCTGCTGCTCGATGCCGGATGCGCGCCGGTGATCGTCGTGCTCGGCGCCGCGGCGGACGAGGCCCGCGCGATGTTGCCGACCGATCCGCGCGTCTCGGTGGTCGTCGCCGCGCAGTGGGAGCGCGGCCTGTCGGCGTCTCTCGCTGCGGGGCTTCGCGCGGCGGAGCGGACGGATGCGGCGTCCGCCACCGTCACACTCGTCGACCTCCCGACGCTCGGCCTCGCCGCCGTCGAGCGGATGCTGCGCCCCGCGCCCGGCGTCGACGCGCTGAGGCAGGCGAGCTGGGGCGGCCGCCCCGGGCATCCGGTGGTCATCGGCCGCGCGCACTGGGCGGCGCTGCTCGCGGGCCTGTCCGGTGATTCGGGCGCGCGGTCGTACCTTCAGCGGCACGGCGCCGATATAGTCGACTGCTCCGACCTCGGCGACGGGATGGACGTGGACGCCCGGCCCGAGCATCCGACCGGCTGA
- a CDS encoding 2-oxo-4-hydroxy-4-carboxy-5-ureidoimidazoline decarboxylase encodes MRKLNDAELRDGLTAALAVRRWVDEVASHAPFAALDDMLDAARTAAPLRRSEIDEALGHHPRIGEKPSGDGAAQQFSRAEQASADADDSALAAAIADGNRRYEQRFDRVFLIRAAGRSRAEILVELERRMLLDDQTELAIVSDQLLEIAFLRLEQTFGPMFGQTFGQTFGEEPV; translated from the coding sequence ATGCGAAAACTCAACGACGCCGAGCTGCGCGACGGGCTCACCGCGGCCCTCGCCGTGCGCCGCTGGGTCGACGAGGTCGCCTCACACGCCCCCTTCGCCGCCCTCGACGACATGCTCGACGCGGCTAGGACCGCGGCGCCGCTGCGACGGTCTGAAATCGACGAGGCCCTCGGACACCACCCGCGCATCGGCGAGAAGCCCTCCGGTGACGGCGCCGCGCAGCAGTTCTCGCGCGCTGAGCAGGCATCGGCCGATGCCGACGACAGCGCGCTCGCCGCGGCCATCGCCGATGGCAACCGGCGCTACGAGCAGCGCTTCGACAGAGTGTTTCTGATTCGCGCTGCCGGCCGCAGCCGGGCTGAGATCCTTGTCGAGCTCGAGCGCCGGATGCTGCTCGACGACCAGACCGAGCTCGCCATTGTCAGCGATCAGCTGCTCGAGATCGCGTTTTTGCGGCTGGAGCAGACGTTCGGGCCGATGTTCGGGCAGACCTTCGGGCAGACCTTCGGAGAAGAGCCGGTATGA
- the uraH gene encoding hydroxyisourate hydrolase has product MSQITTHVLDTAVGRPAAGVPVTLEHRASGTWTLLDQASTDADGRVGQLGTESLEPGDYRLSFDTASYFAATGQAGFFPEVTLVFAVVDASHHHVPLLLSPFAFSSYRGS; this is encoded by the coding sequence ATGAGCCAGATCACCACCCATGTGCTCGACACCGCCGTCGGTCGGCCCGCCGCGGGTGTGCCGGTCACGCTCGAACACCGCGCGAGCGGCACCTGGACCCTCCTCGACCAGGCCTCGACGGATGCCGACGGCCGCGTCGGGCAGCTCGGCACCGAATCGCTCGAGCCCGGTGATTACCGCCTGAGCTTCGACACGGCGAGTTACTTCGCCGCGACCGGGCAGGCGGGATTCTTCCCAGAGGTGACCCTCGTATTCGCGGTCGTCGACGCGTCGCATCACCATGTGCCCCTGCTGCTGAGCCCGTTCGCGTTCAGCAGCTACCGCGGCAGCTAA
- a CDS encoding nucleoside deaminase, which translates to MSTATDKDWLAQTIQLAIENVAAGGGPFGALIVRDGTLLATGQNRVTRDLDPTAHAEVMAIRAACQAIGDFSLAGATLYTSCEPCPLCISASLWARVDRIVYAADRHDAARGGFDDLEFYELFARDRSTWPTAIDAVRLETAARPFDAWLDDAERTAY; encoded by the coding sequence ATGAGTACTGCGACCGACAAGGACTGGCTCGCCCAGACCATCCAGCTCGCGATCGAGAATGTCGCAGCGGGCGGCGGACCGTTCGGCGCGCTCATCGTGCGCGACGGCACGCTGCTCGCGACGGGCCAGAACCGCGTGACGCGCGACCTCGATCCGACAGCGCACGCCGAGGTCATGGCGATCCGCGCGGCGTGCCAGGCCATCGGCGACTTTTCGCTCGCCGGCGCCACCCTGTACACGTCGTGCGAACCGTGTCCGCTGTGTATCTCGGCGTCGCTCTGGGCTCGCGTGGACCGCATTGTGTATGCGGCCGACCGCCACGACGCGGCCCGCGGCGGTTTCGACGACCTCGAGTTCTACGAGCTGTTTGCCAGGGACCGGTCGACCTGGCCGACCGCGATCGACGCGGTGCGGCTCGAGACGGCGGCACGACCTTTCGACGCGTGGCTCGACGATGCGGAGCGCACCGCGTACTGA
- the pucL gene encoding factor-independent urate hydroxylase, whose protein sequence is MAIVLGSHQYGKAESRLVRIYRDQARHEIRDLNVSTSLRGSFAEAHLYGDQSQVLPTDTQKNTAYAFAKSAGIRSIEGFGLTLARHFVDHTAPATGARVEVEEYAWRRAVVNGVEHDHTWIRAGEEVRTAAVTVEGKGEEQVAHVVGGFKDLVLLKSTGSEFRDFLTDEYTTLAATSDRVLATSLVARWRFSSAEPDWEAVIWDDVYSSVKQIIVTQFATLQSLALQQTLWHMGKAVLQEHPEIAEIQFSAPNKHHFVVDLAPFGLDNPGEVFVAADRPYGLIQATVTRDDASDAGGAWAPGAGLA, encoded by the coding sequence ATGGCCATCGTTCTGGGATCACATCAATACGGCAAAGCCGAAAGCCGCCTTGTGCGCATCTACCGCGACCAGGCGCGGCACGAGATCCGCGACCTCAATGTGAGCACGAGCTTGCGCGGGAGCTTCGCCGAGGCACACCTCTACGGCGACCAGAGCCAGGTACTTCCGACCGACACCCAGAAGAACACCGCCTACGCGTTCGCGAAGTCCGCTGGCATCCGCTCGATTGAGGGATTCGGTCTCACCCTCGCTCGCCACTTCGTCGACCACACCGCTCCCGCGACCGGAGCCCGCGTTGAGGTCGAGGAGTACGCGTGGCGGCGGGCCGTCGTCAACGGCGTCGAGCATGACCACACCTGGATCCGCGCCGGCGAAGAGGTGCGCACCGCCGCCGTCACGGTCGAGGGCAAGGGCGAGGAGCAGGTCGCACACGTGGTGGGCGGGTTCAAGGATCTCGTGCTGCTCAAGTCGACCGGGTCGGAGTTCCGCGACTTCCTCACCGACGAGTACACGACGCTCGCCGCGACGAGCGACCGCGTGCTCGCGACCTCCCTCGTCGCCCGCTGGCGCTTCTCCTCAGCCGAGCCGGACTGGGAGGCGGTCATCTGGGACGACGTGTACTCGAGCGTGAAGCAGATCATCGTGACCCAGTTCGCGACCCTGCAGTCACTCGCGCTGCAGCAGACGCTGTGGCACATGGGCAAGGCCGTTCTGCAGGAGCATCCGGAGATCGCCGAGATCCAGTTCTCCGCACCGAACAAGCATCACTTTGTCGTCGACCTGGCCCCGTTCGGCCTCGACAACCCCGGCGAGGTTTTCGTCGCCGCTGACCGGCCGTACGGTCTCATCCAGGCGACGGTCACGCGGGACGACGCCTCGGATGCTGGCGGCGCGTGGGCTCCCGGGGCGGGTCTCGCATGA
- the allB gene encoding allantoinase AllB, with protein MSDTFDRIITADAVLIDGVFVTASLGILDGIIAAIGTGGLPGSGERIRLSPGTVLLPGLVDTHVHVNEPGRTDWEGFASATRAAAAGGVTTIIDMPLNSIPATVDAAALEVKREIAARKAVVDVGFWGGAVPTSLGHLGELHNRGVFGFKCFLAPSGVDEFPHLDAEQLDDALAEVAGLGALLIVHAEDPGVLDAHENAGGTGYGDFVASRPNEAELVAIDRVIDGARRTGARAHILHLSSAAALPRLAAVKAEGLPITVETCPHYLCFTAEQIPDGATQFKCCPPIRDEHNRDLLWQGLLDGVIDIIVSDHSPSTRELKLGHGGDFGLAWGGISGLQLGLSAIWTEARRRGIPLERVLGWMSQAPADLIGLPAKGRIRVGADADLVAFAPDASFTVDVEALFHRNRVSAYEGRQLTGVVRETWLRGEVVDLGPTAVPRGVLLSR; from the coding sequence ATGTCGGACACGTTCGACCGGATCATTACCGCCGACGCTGTGCTCATCGACGGGGTCTTTGTGACTGCGTCGCTGGGCATCCTGGACGGGATCATTGCCGCCATCGGAACTGGCGGACTCCCCGGATCGGGCGAACGCATCCGCCTCTCCCCCGGCACCGTGCTCCTACCCGGCCTCGTCGACACCCACGTGCACGTCAACGAGCCCGGCCGCACCGACTGGGAGGGCTTCGCGAGCGCGACCCGCGCCGCGGCTGCCGGCGGGGTCACGACGATTATCGACATGCCGCTGAACAGCATCCCCGCCACAGTGGATGCCGCCGCGCTCGAGGTGAAGCGCGAGATCGCGGCACGGAAGGCCGTCGTCGACGTCGGCTTTTGGGGCGGCGCGGTGCCGACGAGCCTGGGCCACCTGGGCGAGTTGCACAACCGCGGCGTCTTCGGCTTCAAATGCTTCCTCGCGCCGTCCGGCGTCGACGAGTTCCCCCACCTCGACGCCGAGCAGCTCGACGACGCCCTGGCCGAGGTCGCCGGGCTCGGCGCGCTGCTGATCGTGCACGCGGAGGACCCCGGCGTGCTCGACGCGCACGAGAACGCGGGCGGCACCGGCTACGGCGACTTCGTCGCATCCCGGCCGAACGAGGCCGAGCTTGTCGCGATCGACCGCGTCATCGACGGGGCGCGGCGCACCGGCGCCCGCGCCCACATCCTCCACCTCTCCTCCGCGGCGGCCCTCCCACGCCTCGCCGCCGTCAAGGCCGAGGGACTGCCCATCACGGTCGAGACCTGCCCGCACTACTTGTGTTTCACCGCCGAGCAGATCCCCGACGGCGCGACGCAGTTCAAGTGCTGCCCGCCGATCCGCGACGAGCACAACCGCGATCTGCTCTGGCAGGGGCTGCTCGACGGCGTCATCGACATCATCGTCTCGGACCACTCGCCGAGTACCCGCGAGCTCAAGCTCGGACACGGCGGCGACTTCGGCCTCGCGTGGGGCGGCATCTCGGGACTGCAGCTCGGGCTGTCGGCGATCTGGACCGAGGCGCGGCGCCGCGGCATCCCCCTCGAACGCGTGCTCGGCTGGATGTCGCAGGCCCCCGCCGATCTCATCGGGCTGCCAGCAAAGGGCCGGATCCGGGTCGGCGCTGACGCCGACCTCGTGGCCTTCGCTCCAGACGCGTCGTTCACGGTCGACGTGGAGGCCCTCTTCCACCGCAACCGGGTCAGCGCCTACGAGGGGCGCCAGCTGACCGGGGTCGTGCGCGAGACCTGGTTGCGCGGCGAGGTCGTCGACCTCGGGCCGACCGCAGTCCCGCGCGGAGTGCTCCTGTCCCGCTGA
- a CDS encoding class I SAM-dependent methyltransferase produces the protein MNPKHPRGGTTGTANSGQDDGADARSAWDSRYAEAAKSDSSVWSLEPNAFVASVLAGFAPGSAIDLACGEGRNALWLAQRGWEVTAVDFSRVAVETGRARADRLGLEVDWIAADVTDWSSPGLVDLIVIAYLQLPAAELASVIASCAGSLEPDGLIVLVAHDLDNLERGVGGPQNPAVLTSVDSLREAAADLEIERCEQVMRPVGDAQAIDTVLVARRS, from the coding sequence ATGAATCCCAAGCACCCCCGTGGCGGAACCACCGGCACTGCGAACAGCGGCCAGGACGACGGAGCCGACGCGCGCAGCGCGTGGGATTCGCGCTACGCGGAGGCTGCTAAGTCCGATTCGAGCGTCTGGTCGCTCGAGCCCAACGCTTTCGTCGCCTCCGTCCTGGCCGGTTTCGCGCCCGGCTCCGCGATCGACCTCGCCTGCGGGGAGGGACGAAATGCGTTGTGGCTGGCCCAGCGCGGCTGGGAGGTGACGGCAGTCGACTTTTCGCGGGTGGCGGTCGAGACGGGCAGGGCGCGGGCCGACCGCCTGGGCCTCGAAGTCGACTGGATCGCGGCTGACGTCACCGACTGGTCATCGCCCGGACTCGTCGACCTCATCGTCATCGCGTATCTGCAGCTTCCCGCCGCCGAGCTCGCATCGGTCATCGCCTCCTGCGCTGGGTCGCTCGAGCCGGACGGGCTGATCGTGCTTGTCGCGCACGATCTCGACAACCTGGAGCGCGGAGTCGGGGGGCCGCAGAACCCGGCGGTGCTCACGAGCGTCGACTCCCTCCGGGAGGCCGCCGCTGACCTCGAGATCGAGCGCTGCGAGCAGGTGATGCGTCCGGTCGGAGACGCCCAGGCCATCGACACCGTGCTCGTCGCACGCCGGTCGTGA
- a CDS encoding reverse transcriptase family protein, with amino-acid sequence MKETTVSAAALVLARHPHPSVPALATALGHAFLAADQWTARELIASAARTLGARHRWVGPLVAEVLAAYHRPPIDAPRELASMIEAAEAFRAAVARAEQRRAPIRIAHYAVEPGTARPMPAGVPRINGHGALAELLGLSPGELDWFADTALWNRRGTSERLQHYRYEWRQREGRVPRLLEVPQRRLKGVQRSVLASILGPIPAHDAAHGFVPGRSAVSGAALHTGNDVLIALDLSTFFARVPARRIFGTLRQAGLPEAVAHTVSGLCTHAVPPRVIAAMPRGGTAEDRFALRRALATPHLPQGAPTSPALANLAIHRLDARLSGWADAAGATYTRYADDLAFSGGPPLARRADAFVRGVTRIVEAEGHSLNRLKTRVRASSVRQVVTGIVVNDRTNLPRAEFDRLKAVLHNCVMHGPHSQNRAGHSDFRAHLLGRISWVEALNPGRGPRLREELERIRW; translated from the coding sequence GTGAAAGAGACGACCGTGAGCGCGGCGGCGCTCGTACTCGCGAGGCACCCCCATCCGTCGGTTCCGGCGCTTGCGACCGCGCTCGGCCACGCGTTCCTCGCCGCCGACCAGTGGACGGCGCGCGAGCTCATCGCATCGGCCGCGCGAACGCTTGGCGCGAGGCACCGCTGGGTCGGGCCGCTCGTCGCCGAGGTGCTCGCCGCCTACCATCGGCCCCCGATCGACGCACCGCGCGAGCTCGCCTCGATGATCGAGGCCGCGGAGGCCTTCCGGGCGGCGGTGGCGCGGGCCGAGCAGCGCCGCGCGCCCATCCGGATCGCCCATTACGCGGTCGAGCCGGGCACCGCGCGCCCGATGCCGGCCGGTGTGCCGCGCATCAACGGACACGGGGCGCTCGCCGAGCTGCTGGGCCTGTCGCCGGGGGAGCTCGACTGGTTCGCCGACACGGCGCTGTGGAACCGGCGCGGCACGTCCGAACGGTTGCAGCACTACCGCTACGAGTGGCGCCAGAGGGAGGGGAGGGTGCCGCGGCTGCTGGAGGTTCCGCAGCGCCGCCTCAAGGGGGTGCAGCGCAGCGTTCTCGCGAGCATCCTCGGCCCGATCCCCGCGCACGATGCCGCGCACGGGTTCGTGCCCGGCCGCAGCGCAGTGTCGGGGGCCGCCCTGCACACGGGCAATGACGTGCTGATCGCCCTCGACCTGTCGACCTTCTTCGCCCGGGTGCCCGCCCGCCGTATCTTCGGAACCCTCCGGCAGGCGGGGCTGCCGGAGGCGGTCGCGCACACCGTCAGCGGGCTCTGCACTCACGCGGTGCCGCCGCGCGTCATCGCGGCGATGCCGCGAGGCGGCACCGCGGAAGACCGCTTCGCGCTGCGCCGGGCGCTCGCCACACCTCACCTGCCCCAGGGTGCTCCGACGTCGCCGGCGCTCGCGAACCTCGCCATTCACCGGCTCGACGCCCGCCTGTCCGGTTGGGCGGATGCTGCGGGCGCGACCTACACCCGCTACGCCGACGACCTGGCGTTCAGCGGCGGTCCGCCGCTGGCCCGGCGGGCGGATGCCTTCGTGCGCGGTGTGACGAGGATCGTCGAGGCCGAGGGCCACAGCCTCAACCGGCTCAAGACGCGCGTGCGCGCGTCCAGCGTGCGCCAGGTCGTCACGGGAATCGTCGTCAACGATCGCACCAACCTGCCCAGGGCGGAGTTCGACCGGCTCAAGGCCGTTCTGCACAACTGCGTTATGCATGGCCCACACTCGCAGAATCGCGCCGGCCATTCCGACTTCCGGGCACACCTCCTCGGCCGCATCTCGTGGGTCGAGGCCCTCAACCCTGGTCGCGGCCCGCGCCTGCGCGAGGAACTGGAACGCATCCGGTGGTGA